Proteins co-encoded in one Arachis hypogaea cultivar Tifrunner chromosome 13, arahy.Tifrunner.gnm2.J5K5, whole genome shotgun sequence genomic window:
- the LOC112732310 gene encoding probable inositol transporter 2 isoform X1: MEGGIPEADMSAFRECLALSWKNPYVLRLAFSAGIGGLLFGYDTGVISGALLYIRDDFKAVDRKTWLQEAIVSTALAGAIIGAAVGGWINDRFGRRIAIILADALFLTGAIIMAAATNPAILIVGRVFVGLGVGMASMASPLYISEASPTRVRGALVSLNSFLITGGQFLSYLINLAFTKAPGTWRWMLGVAAVPAIVQILLMFSLPESPRWLYRKGRYEEGQAILKKIYPPEDVEGEIQALKESVDLEIKESESSEKINMMKLLKTTAVRRGLYAGMGLQIFQQFVGINTVMYYSPTIVQLAGFASNRTALLLSLITSGLNAFGSILSIYFIDKTGRKKLALISLSGVVVALALLTVTFRESEIHSPMVSAIETSHFNTTCPDFRSAVDPGRWTCMTCLKASSPSCGFCAAPNDKLLPGACLISNDTSKDICGNDHRSWYTRGCPSKFGWAALIGLALYIIFFSPGMGTVPWVVNSEIYPLRYRGVCGGMASTTVWVSNLIVSQSFLSLTQAIGTAWTFMMFGIVAIVGIFFVIIFVPETKGVPMEEVEKMLEQRSVQFKFWQKRNSVSEKY; this comes from the exons ATGGAAGGAGGCATACCAGAAGCTGATATGTCTGCTTTCAGAGAATGTTTGGCACTTTCATGGAAGAATCCATATGTTCTTCGTCTTGCTTTCTCTGCTGGAATTGGTGGCCTTCTCTTTGGCTACGACACAg GAGTTATATCTGGGGCTCTTCTATATATCAGAGATGACTTCAAAGCGGTAGACAGAAAGACTTGGCTTCAG GAAGCCATAGTAAGTACGGCACTAGCTGGAGCTATCATAGGAGCTGCAGTTGGCGGATGGATCAATGATCGATTTGGAAGGAGAATAGCAATCATTCTTGCAGATGCACTCTTTCTGACAGGTGCAATCATCATGGCTGCAGCAACAAATCCTGCTATTCTCATTGTTGGTCGAGTTTTCGTTGGACTCGGCGTTGGCATGGCTTCGATGGCATCCCCATTGTACATCTCAGAAGCTTCTCCGACCAGAGTTCGCGGTGCTCTTGTTAGTCTCAACAGTTTTCTCATCACGGGGGGGCAATTCCTCTCGTACCTCATCAACTTGGCCTTCACTAAG GCGCCAGGGACATGGAGGTGGATGTTAGGGGTAGCAGCAGTACCTGCAATAGTGCAGATCTTACTAATGTTTTCGCTTCCAGAATCGCCTCGTTGGCTGTACCGGAAG GGTAGGTATGAGGAAGGGCAGGCAATTCTTAAGAAAATCTACCCACCCGAGGACGTGGAAGGCGAAATCCAAGCTTTGAAGGAATCAGTTGACTTGGAGATCAAGGAATCCGAGTCATCAGAGAAAATCAACATGATGAAACTCTTGAAAACCACAGCTGTAAGAAGAGGTTTATATGCAGGAATGGGCCTCCAAATCTTCCAGCAATTTGTTGGTATCAACACTGTGATGTACTACAGTCCCACCATTGTTCAGTTGGCTGGTTTTGCATCTAACAGAACAGCACTACTTCTGTCACTCATCACATCTGGCCTCAACGCATTTGGTTCAATTCTGAGCATATATTTCATTGATAAGACCGGGAGGAAGAAGCTTGCTCTCATCAGTTTGTCCGGCGTCGTGGTGGCTCTGGCTCTCCTAACTGTCACTTTCCGTGAGAGTGAGATTCACTCTCCAATGGTCAGTGCCATTGAAACATCTCATTTCAATACCACCTGCCCTGACTTCAGATCAGCCGTAGACCCTGGTAGATGGACTTGTATGACATGCTTAAAGGCTTCATCGCCGTCTTGCGGCTTTTGCGCTGCTCCTAATGACAAG CTCTTGCCTGGGGCATGTTTGATCTCCAATGACACATCAAAGGACATATGTGGCAATGATCACAGGTCATGGTACACAAGGGGATGCCCAAGCAAATTCGGTTGGGCAGCACTTATAGGCCTTGCACTCTACATCATATTCTTCTCACCAGGAATGGGAACTGTTCCATGGGTTGTGAACTCTGAGATCTACCCTTTAAGGTACAGAGGAGTCTGTGGAGGAATGGCATCCACAACAGTTTGGGTGTCAAATCTCATTGTTTCACAGTCATTTTTATCACTGACACAAGCTATTGGGACAGCATGGACATTCATGATGTTTGGGATTGTAGCTATTGTGGGCATTTTCTTTGTCATTATTTTTGTCCCAGAGACTAAAGGAGTTCCAATGGAGGAAGTAGAGAAGATGCTGGAACAAAGATCTGTGCAGTTCAAGTTTTGGCAAAAGAGGAATTCAGTATCTGAGAAATACTGA
- the LOC112732310 gene encoding probable inositol transporter 2 isoform X2: MAAATNPAILIVGRVFVGLGVGMASMASPLYISEASPTRVRGALVSLNSFLITGGQFLSYLINLAFTKAPGTWRWMLGVAAVPAIVQILLMFSLPESPRWLYRKGRYEEGQAILKKIYPPEDVEGEIQALKESVDLEIKESESSEKINMMKLLKTTAVRRGLYAGMGLQIFQQFVGINTVMYYSPTIVQLAGFASNRTALLLSLITSGLNAFGSILSIYFIDKTGRKKLALISLSGVVVALALLTVTFRESEIHSPMVSAIETSHFNTTCPDFRSAVDPGRWTCMTCLKASSPSCGFCAAPNDKLLPGACLISNDTSKDICGNDHRSWYTRGCPSKFGWAALIGLALYIIFFSPGMGTVPWVVNSEIYPLRYRGVCGGMASTTVWVSNLIVSQSFLSLTQAIGTAWTFMMFGIVAIVGIFFVIIFVPETKGVPMEEVEKMLEQRSVQFKFWQKRNSVSEKY, translated from the exons ATGGCTGCAGCAACAAATCCTGCTATTCTCATTGTTGGTCGAGTTTTCGTTGGACTCGGCGTTGGCATGGCTTCGATGGCATCCCCATTGTACATCTCAGAAGCTTCTCCGACCAGAGTTCGCGGTGCTCTTGTTAGTCTCAACAGTTTTCTCATCACGGGGGGGCAATTCCTCTCGTACCTCATCAACTTGGCCTTCACTAAG GCGCCAGGGACATGGAGGTGGATGTTAGGGGTAGCAGCAGTACCTGCAATAGTGCAGATCTTACTAATGTTTTCGCTTCCAGAATCGCCTCGTTGGCTGTACCGGAAG GGTAGGTATGAGGAAGGGCAGGCAATTCTTAAGAAAATCTACCCACCCGAGGACGTGGAAGGCGAAATCCAAGCTTTGAAGGAATCAGTTGACTTGGAGATCAAGGAATCCGAGTCATCAGAGAAAATCAACATGATGAAACTCTTGAAAACCACAGCTGTAAGAAGAGGTTTATATGCAGGAATGGGCCTCCAAATCTTCCAGCAATTTGTTGGTATCAACACTGTGATGTACTACAGTCCCACCATTGTTCAGTTGGCTGGTTTTGCATCTAACAGAACAGCACTACTTCTGTCACTCATCACATCTGGCCTCAACGCATTTGGTTCAATTCTGAGCATATATTTCATTGATAAGACCGGGAGGAAGAAGCTTGCTCTCATCAGTTTGTCCGGCGTCGTGGTGGCTCTGGCTCTCCTAACTGTCACTTTCCGTGAGAGTGAGATTCACTCTCCAATGGTCAGTGCCATTGAAACATCTCATTTCAATACCACCTGCCCTGACTTCAGATCAGCCGTAGACCCTGGTAGATGGACTTGTATGACATGCTTAAAGGCTTCATCGCCGTCTTGCGGCTTTTGCGCTGCTCCTAATGACAAG CTCTTGCCTGGGGCATGTTTGATCTCCAATGACACATCAAAGGACATATGTGGCAATGATCACAGGTCATGGTACACAAGGGGATGCCCAAGCAAATTCGGTTGGGCAGCACTTATAGGCCTTGCACTCTACATCATATTCTTCTCACCAGGAATGGGAACTGTTCCATGGGTTGTGAACTCTGAGATCTACCCTTTAAGGTACAGAGGAGTCTGTGGAGGAATGGCATCCACAACAGTTTGGGTGTCAAATCTCATTGTTTCACAGTCATTTTTATCACTGACACAAGCTATTGGGACAGCATGGACATTCATGATGTTTGGGATTGTAGCTATTGTGGGCATTTTCTTTGTCATTATTTTTGTCCCAGAGACTAAAGGAGTTCCAATGGAGGAAGTAGAGAAGATGCTGGAACAAAGATCTGTGCAGTTCAAGTTTTGGCAAAAGAGGAATTCAGTATCTGAGAAATACTGA